In a genomic window of Halorussus salinus:
- a CDS encoding DUF4129 domain-containing protein: MGADSVLTVVVALCCVLAIGATSTTLDSTVETDPEEVTDFDYSKVPIGSGQAQKLDDAIDRGRSATGQSGSADDGSPAEGTSGDQQMQASRADPDADEGDHTKSAGSGDGGEPEQRAGSGANEQQRQSAGSGANERRQQSSGSGDEQNRGASSRNDRSGSGAGATDPPLVQQLIWLLRDLLELLLDLIPYLVLATLVAVAVRFRDRILARIAPGAAGRADDAGDEPRPDPDPQNAVSAAWFEMVERLDLDDRTHLTPGECAAAAKRRGADDEAVRDLTALFEEVRYGGARVTDERRERAERTVERLRSQLEVRQ, from the coding sequence ATGGGGGCCGACTCCGTTCTCACGGTCGTCGTCGCGCTCTGTTGTGTCCTCGCCATCGGCGCGACCTCGACCACGCTCGACTCGACGGTCGAGACCGACCCCGAGGAGGTCACGGACTTCGACTACAGTAAGGTCCCCATCGGGTCGGGACAGGCCCAGAAGTTGGACGACGCCATCGACAGAGGCCGGTCGGCGACCGGCCAGTCTGGGTCCGCCGACGACGGGTCGCCAGCGGAGGGCACGTCGGGCGACCAGCAGATGCAAGCGTCGAGAGCCGACCCGGACGCCGACGAGGGCGACCACACGAAATCCGCCGGGAGCGGCGACGGCGGCGAACCCGAACAGCGGGCGGGGAGCGGTGCGAACGAGCAACAGCGCCAGTCCGCCGGGAGCGGCGCGAACGAGCGCCGACAGCAGTCCAGCGGGAGCGGCGACGAGCAGAATCGGGGCGCGAGCAGTCGGAACGACCGGTCCGGGAGCGGCGCGGGAGCGACCGACCCGCCGCTGGTTCAGCAACTGATTTGGCTCCTGCGGGACCTCTTGGAGTTGCTTCTGGACCTCATCCCCTATCTGGTGCTGGCGACGCTCGTCGCCGTGGCGGTCCGGTTCCGCGACCGAATTCTCGCCCGCATCGCGCCGGGCGCGGCCGGACGAGCGGACGACGCGGGCGACGAGCCACGCCCCGACCCGGACCCCCAGAACGCGGTATCCGCGGCGTGGTTCGAGATGGTCGAACGACTCGACTTGGACGACCGAACTCACCTCACGCCGGGAGAGTGCGCGGCGGCCGCGAAGCGCCGCGGCGCGGACGACGAGGCGGTCCGGGACCTGACCGCGCTGTTCGAGGAGGTCCGATACGGCGGCGCTCGCGTGACCGACGAGCGCCGCGAGCGCGCCGAGCGGACCGTCGAGCGCCTGCGCTCGCAACTGGAGGTGAGGCAGTGA